AGTTGTGGCCGCTGTCCGGCAGGACCGAGAATGTGACGTCGGGAATGATCCCATGCGCCCGCGCAGCGGAGGCAAAGGCCGCGGCATAGGTTCGAGCTCGGGCCACCCGGTCACAACCTTGTATTGCATCGAGCAACGGATCGGCACGCAGTGCCGGATCACGCTCGGTGTCCTCAGCGCCGACGTAGAGCCGCAACGGTAAGCGAAGGTATTCGGGAAGCTGCACCCGGCAGATCGCGGCTATATCGGTCCGGTCCGGCCCCGGCTTGCCGCCCCCATCCCCCAGGCCAGCGGGGAAGGCAATGCTGGTATCGGGCAGGCAATACCAACCTGCGGCGGCGACATGCAGTCGAGCGATGCGTTGCGGGTAGAGCATGGCGAAGCGGTGCGGGAGTTGCGCGCCCCCCGAGAAACCGAACAGCTCTACCCGCGTAGTATTGATGCCGATGCTTTGAAGTTCCATAAACAGCGCCAACAACGCGTGATCGGGACGGCGCGCGCCGATGCGTTGAAAGCCCGGCCAGTCGGTTTGCGAAAAACGCGGCGCGACCAGCACTCGCCCCGACGTCAGGGCATGGACGGCGAACGCCTCACGGATCGCCCGGGCATCGCGAGATATCCCATGCAACGCCACCAACGGCGGCAGGTCGGATCGCATCTGTTCCGGGATCAGGACCCAGGCACTTAACCGACCCTTGGGGAGATACAAGCGCAAAACCTCCTGACGGAAAGATCTGCACACCGGCGGAGCATCCTGCCATGCGGCCATGCGGCCATGCGGCCATGAACATAGACACCTTCCTTATCGTTTAGTGATAGGAAAATTGTTACATTTTATTATTAATTGAAAATCTTTATTAGCATCAGTTATTGCATGAATTTTTTTTGATCGTTCGATGAAACATTCAGAGAGGCATCGCTATTGATACGCGCCCGGCAAAATCGTAATGATGCGCTGAAACCTTCGAACGACCCGCCAGCGTCCCCAGCCATAACTCGCTGACACCAATGCAATGAAACCCCGATCGTCAGGCACGCAGACCACCAGTTGGGATCTGGGGTATGAAAGGTTACAGTTATGCTGCTCACGGTTGGACGCTAGCAAGGTTTTTTCTGACGCTAAAGTAGCAATACAAAAAGGCAGGAAATGGCCGAAGAGAATAGCCGGCTTTGAAGCGGAGTCCGGCGGCAGACGCTCCGCCTGCCGCTTCTGTTTGCGAACGGTGCAGGGGTGATGGCTTTAGCCTGCCGGATAATCAGATCGGAAAGTGCCATGACAAGCGCGCCCAGGTTGAGACTCAGGCTCTATGCTTGTCATTGCCTTTATTTGATCCCAGCAACAATCCGCAACGTGTTGCCGCCCTGTTTGTTTGGCCTCAATTCTGGTCTTAAAAAGGCTGGCTTTGGGTGGTTTTCAGTGGATTTCGCTTGATGCTCAACAGAGCGATTACCCTGTTGAATCAGAGAGCTACAGACATCAGTGAATATCTATAGAAAAGAAACTGGAGCGGGAAACGAGGCTCGAACTCGCGACCTCAACCTTGGCAAGGTTGCGCTCTACCAACTGAGCTATTCCCGCGTCACAGGGTTACTGCTTTTATTTGCCACACCGCACAGGGCCGCATGACTGAATTGGAGCGGGAAACGAGACTCGAACTCGCGACCCCGACCTTGGCAAGGTCGTGCTCTACCAACTGAGCTATTCCCGCTCGGGATACCGCCGCACCGGAAACAAAATTCTGTATCGGTACGGGGTGCGAATTATACGAGAAATCCTTTCAACCGCAAGCCCTGAAAAATGAAAAAATGTTTGTTTGCCGATAAAAAGAGCAAAGCGGTGTGAAAACACGCATTACCCGCACTGAAGACCGTCAGGTCGACATCTCTGACGGTCAAGCTGTCCATGAACGCCTGAATCAGCTTAAAGCTGAATAAAATGCTCGCGGTAATAAGCCAGTTCCGCCAGCGATTCGCGAATATCATCCATCGCCTGATGCGTGCCCTGCTTTTTAAACCCGGCCAGAATCTCCGGTTTCCAGCGGCGTGCCAGCTCCTTAAGCGTACTGACATCCAGATAACGATAGTGGAAATAGGCTTCCAGCTCCGGCATATAGCGGAACAGAAAACGGCGATCCTGACCAATACTGTTACCGCAAATCGGTGATTTACCCGCGGGCACCCACTGTTGTAAAAAAGCCAACGTGACCCGTTCAGCCTCACGCTCGTCAACCGGGCTGGCTTTCACTCGGTCGATCAGACCGCTAGCCCCGTGCGTGCGCACATTCCAGTCATCCATCAGCGCGAGCTGGCTATCCGACTGATGAACGGCTAGAACCGGCCCTTCCGCCAACACATTCAGATTGGCGTCTGTCACCAATGTCGCAATCTCAATGATACGATCCTGTTCAGGGTTCAATCCCGTCATCTCAAGATCGATCCAGATCAGGTTATTTTCATCTACCATCGTTGGTATTCCCATTTTTGCCGTGTATTGTCAACCGCCATCGTCGATTGTAACGCCAGTACCGGACGCTATCTGGCGGCATCAGTTAATTAAAATCAAATAGGGTGTATTATAATCGCTTCAATCATTATGGGCGATAACCCTGTCTTATGGCATTCATCGCACCATGACGATCAATAGCGTATTAAGTGAGGCTCAGTGAGCAAAAAGAAACTGTCGAAAGGTCAGGAACGACGGGTAAGTGCGAATCATCAGCGCCGCCTTAAACATTCTGAAAGTAAAATCGAATGGGAAGATAGTCAACTGGGCGACACCCAGGAAGGCGTTATCATCAGCCGATTCGGTATGCATGCCGATGTGGAAGCCGCAAACGGCGTCGTACATCGCTGTAATATCCGCCGCACCCTTAAATCACTGGTCACGGGCGATCGCGTCGTGTGGCGGGCCGGTAATGAAGCGCTTGCCGGGATCAGCGGGATTGTTGAAGCCGTTCATCCGCGTCACTCCGTCCTGACGCGTCCTGACTACTACGATGGCGTCAAGCCGATCGCGGCCAACATCGATCAGATCGTGATCGTTTCCGCCATTTTACCTGAGCTCTCGCTCAATATTATCGATCGGTATCTGGTGGCCTGCGAAACACTGGACGTCGAACCGCTGATCGTTCTGAACAAAGTCGATTTACTGGATGAAGATGCCTGCCGGTTCGTCAATGAACTGATGGATATCTACCGGGCGCTTAACTATCGCGTACTGATGGCATCAAGCCACACTCAGGAAGGGATGGCGGAACTGGAGCAGGCGTTAACCGGCCGTATCAGTATCTTCGCCGGACAATCCGGGGTAGGCAAATCCAGCTTGCTCAACGCCCTGCTCGCCCTCGGTGAAGAACGCATTCTGGTTAACAAGGTTTCCAATAACTCAGGACTGGGGCAACATACCACGACCGCTGCCCGTCTTTATCACTTCCCCCACGGCGGAGATGTGATTGACTCGCCGGGCGTACGCGAGTTTGGTCTGTGGCACCTGGCCCCCGATCAGATCACCCGTGGTTTTATCGAATTCCGGCAATACATCGGTTCGTGTAAATTCCGTGACTGCAAGCATGACAACGATCCGGGCTGCGCCATTCGCGCCGCTCTCGACCGTGGCGACATCGCCGCCGAGCGTTTCGATAACTATCACCGTATCTTGGAAAGCATGGCGCAGGTAAAAACGCGTAAAACCTTTTCCGATACGGATAACTGACATTTATTGTATCCACCGCTACAATGCGCCCCTTTTACATCATGGCGCACCATTAACCCAAGAGGCTCACTGTGCTGGATAATATCAAAATCAAACTACAGTATTGGCTTCCCAAAATCTGGCTGACGCGTTTGGCTGGCTGGGGAGCGAATAAACCGGCGGGTAAACTCACCAAGCTGGTTATCGATCTGTTCGTCCGTCAGTACAAGGTCAATATGCAGGAGGCGCGGCAGCCGGATACCGCCGCCTATCGTACGTTCAACGAGTTTTTTGTTCGTCCGCTGAAACCTGAAGTACGTCCTGTCGATCCGCATGCCCACCGGCTGGTTCAACCTGCGGATGGCGTTTTATCTCAGTTGGGCTCCATCACGGATGGCCAACTGATTCAGGCCAAAAACCATCTTTATTCACTGGAAGCGCTGCTTGCCGGTAACTATGTCATGGCGGAACTGTTCCGTGACGGCCTGTTCGCCACGACCTATTTATCGCCGCGCGACTATCACCGCGTCCATATGCCGTGCGACGGCGTTCTGCGGGAAATGATTTACGTGCCGGGCGATCTGTTCTCCGTCAATCCGCTGACCGCGGACAACGTGCCGAATCTGTTTGCCCGCAACGAGCGCGTGATCTGTCTGTTTGATACCGAGTTTGGCCCACTGGCACAGATTCTGGTCGGCGCCACCATCGTCGGCAGCATCGAAACCGTTTGGGCGGGCACCGTTACGCCACCACGGGAAGGCATTATTCAACGCTGGACATATCCGCAGGCAGGCGAAGGCGCGGTTGTTCTGGAAAAAGGTCAGGAGATGGGCCGCTTTAAACTGGGCTCGACCGTGATTAACCTGTTTTCCCCTAATCAGATACAGTTCGCGGCTCATCTCAATAGTCTCAGCGTTACCCGCATGGGCGAACTCTTTGCCGAGAGGGTGTCTGAATCGCAGGACGAAATCGTCGATCCGGTGCAGTCTGACGATGTGCATGTTGAGACTGACGCATCAGATAATCCGGGCTGAACGCCGTCAATTCCCCCCCTAGTTGTGAGCGAAAGGTAAACTAAACGTGCGTCTGATTCTGGCTTTTCTGTTGAGTTGTTTATTATCAACCATCGCGTCGGCAGCCTCCGCCCCTAGCGAGACGCAGTTACGTCAGCAACTGCAACAGGCAGAGTCCAATAAAGGCGCAGCCGATCAGACGCAGATTGTTGAAGAGCTGCAATCTGCGCTGAATACGACACAGGAAGCCAAAGAGTCGCGCGAACGCGCGACGCAGTATCAACGTATTATTGATGATTTCCCCAAGCTGGTTCAGGAACTACGCCGCCAGTTGGCTGCGGAAGAAGAGAAACTGTCATCCACCGCAACCGCGGATAGCGTTTCAACTAACGATCTTGAACAGCAGATCCTGCAAATCAGCAGCCAGCTACTGGAACAAGGCCGCCAGTTGCAGCAGGAACAGGATCGGTTACGCGAAATCAGTGATTCACTCGGACAGCTTCCCCAGCAGCAAACCGAGGCCAGTCGTTCACTGAACGACATGGAACGCCGTATCCAGTCTCTCGGTTCGCCAACTACCCCGCTGGCACAGGCGCAGTTGGCGGCGTTACAAGCCGAAGCCGGCATGTGGAAAAGCCGTGTGGACGAATTGGAACTGGCGCAGCTATCAGCCAGCAATCGCCAGGAACTCTCCCGACTACGCGCCGAACTGTATAAAAAACGGCATGACCGACTGGATATTCAGCTACAGGCGTTACGCAGCAGCATCAATAGCCAGCGTCAAAAAGAAGCCGAACAAGTGCTGGAGCGAACCGAACTGCTGGCGGAACAGGGCGGCGATTTGCCCGGCG
This is a stretch of genomic DNA from Brenneria rubrifaciens. It encodes these proteins:
- the asd gene encoding archaetidylserine decarboxylase (Phosphatidylserine decarboxylase is synthesized as a single chain precursor. Generation of the pyruvoyl active site from a Ser is coupled to cleavage of a Gly-Ser bond between the larger (beta) and smaller (alpha chains). It is an integral membrane protein.), translated to MLDNIKIKLQYWLPKIWLTRLAGWGANKPAGKLTKLVIDLFVRQYKVNMQEARQPDTAAYRTFNEFFVRPLKPEVRPVDPHAHRLVQPADGVLSQLGSITDGQLIQAKNHLYSLEALLAGNYVMAELFRDGLFATTYLSPRDYHRVHMPCDGVLREMIYVPGDLFSVNPLTADNVPNLFARNERVICLFDTEFGPLAQILVGATIVGSIETVWAGTVTPPREGIIQRWTYPQAGEGAVVLEKGQEMGRFKLGSTVINLFSPNQIQFAAHLNSLSVTRMGELFAERVSESQDEIVDPVQSDDVHVETDASDNPG
- the orn gene encoding oligoribonuclease translates to MVDENNLIWIDLEMTGLNPEQDRIIEIATLVTDANLNVLAEGPVLAVHQSDSQLALMDDWNVRTHGASGLIDRVKASPVDEREAERVTLAFLQQWVPAGKSPICGNSIGQDRRFLFRYMPELEAYFHYRYLDVSTLKELARRWKPEILAGFKKQGTHQAMDDIRESLAELAYYREHFIQL
- a CDS encoding alpha/beta fold hydrolase, giving the protein MYLPKGRLSAWVLIPEQMRSDLPPLVALHGISRDARAIREAFAVHALTSGRVLVAPRFSQTDWPGFQRIGARRPDHALLALFMELQSIGINTTRVELFGFSGGAQLPHRFAMLYPQRIARLHVAAAGWYCLPDTSIAFPAGLGDGGGKPGPDRTDIAAICRVQLPEYLRLPLRLYVGAEDTERDPALRADPLLDAIQGCDRVARARTYAAAFASAARAHGIIPDVTFSVLPDSGHNFALCARRGGLAARVLA
- the rsgA gene encoding small ribosomal subunit biogenesis GTPase RsgA encodes the protein MSKKKLSKGQERRVSANHQRRLKHSESKIEWEDSQLGDTQEGVIISRFGMHADVEAANGVVHRCNIRRTLKSLVTGDRVVWRAGNEALAGISGIVEAVHPRHSVLTRPDYYDGVKPIAANIDQIVIVSAILPELSLNIIDRYLVACETLDVEPLIVLNKVDLLDEDACRFVNELMDIYRALNYRVLMASSHTQEGMAELEQALTGRISIFAGQSGVGKSSLLNALLALGEERILVNKVSNNSGLGQHTTTAARLYHFPHGGDVIDSPGVREFGLWHLAPDQITRGFIEFRQYIGSCKFRDCKHDNDPGCAIRAALDRGDIAAERFDNYHRILESMAQVKTRKTFSDTDN